One region of Schistocerca gregaria isolate iqSchGreg1 chromosome 7, iqSchGreg1.2, whole genome shotgun sequence genomic DNA includes:
- the LOC126281782 gene encoding myogenesis-regulating glycosidase-like has protein sequence MWATPTLLLLGVLLVAPAATAAGLDTHYDEAIGRILILTDTGGQEVELGYIEVPGDELPAAPRHERRLDEESFDFGSSRFVLRRQDRAGRCFEGRLTIDVPTVPIRLCQRHLSSHIYGGIESTYQKWPTEQNVYDHYAYDTNKRDHAAIASRYWLFSDGRAARVHANSPLFIDQNTDATLNKLCFTAENESPYPEDRTDNVLQFELCSYEDPRQAHEHVLQTYMGKPDEIPDERMATYPIWTVAPPEDNVRDRVANITEHGFDYSVIEISDKWETCYGSMTVDTTKFSDMRALTDDLHALGFSVALWMHPFVNENCEPYFSEALANGYLVQNSNGSTATRWWRGYGGVVDFTNPDALRNETGVDTFRFDYGESSYLPQPADITPLEKSPVVFSDEYSRAGGQFGPMVTLRSGVESQQLPHFFLMDVVDTAWSGQNGLKTLVPKLLQLSMVGHPFVMPEQVGGAENHGGYPTYDLYIRWLQATTFMPAIRFHLTPWEFDNEVS, from the exons ATGTGGGCGACCCCGACGCTGCTGCTGCTGGGTGTTTTGCTGGTGGCGCCTGCCGCAACCGCTGCAGGCCTCGACACCCACTACGACGAGGCCATCGGACGGATCCTGATACTGACCGACACGG GCGGCCAGGAGGTGGAACTGGGATACATCGAGGTTCCCGGAGACGAGCTGCCTGCAGCTCCGCGCCACGAGAGACGTCTGGATGAGGAGTCCTTTGACTTTGGAAGCTCCAGGTTCGTCTTGCGGCGCCAAGACAGGGCGGGCCGTTGTTTTGAAGGCCGGCTGACGATTGACGTTCCGACTGTGCCCATCAGACTGTGTCAGCGCCACCTTTCGAGCCACATCTACGGAGGTATCGAATCGACCTACCAGAAGTGGCCAACGGAGCAGAACGTGTACGACCACTACGCATACGACACCAACAAGAGGGACCACGCCGCCATCGCCTCGCGCTACTGGCTCTTCTCCGACGGCAGAGCCGCCCGCGTACATGCAAACAGTCCTCTCTTCATCGACCAGAACACCGACGCGACCCTCAACAAACTGTGCTTCACTGCCGAGAACGAGTCTCCTTACCCAGAGGACCGAACCGACAACGTGCTGCAGTTCGAGCTGTGTTCGTACGAGGACCCGAGACAGGCGCACGAGCACGTCCTCCAGACGTACATGGGTAAGCCCGACGAGATCCCAGACGAACGCATGGCAACATATCCCATCTGGACAGTGGCGCCTCCAGAAGACAACGTGAGGGACAGGGTCGCCAATATAACTGAGCACGGGTTCGACTACAGCGTTATCGAGATATCTGACAAATGGGAAACGTGCTACGGCAGTATGACCGTCGACACGACCAAGTTCAGCGACATGCGTGCGCTCACGGATGACCTCCACGCTCTAGGGTTCTCCGTCGCGTTGTGGATGCACCCATTTGTAAACGAAAACTGCGAGCCGTATTTCTCTGAGGCGCTGGCCAACGGGTACCTCGTGCAGAACAGTAACGGCAGCACGGCCACTCGCTGGTGGAGGGGATATGGCGGCGTTGTCGACTTCACCAACCCAGAC GCACTCCGCAATGAGACAGGGGTGGACACGTTCAGGTTCGACTACGGCGAGTCCAGCTACCTGCCGCAGCCGGCGGACATCACGCCACTGGAGAAGAGCCCCGTGGTCTTCTCGGACGAGTACTCGAGGGCGGGCGGCCAGTTCGGGCCCATGGTGACGCTGCGCTCCGGCGTCGAGAGCCAGCAGCTGCCGCACTTCTTCCTCATGGACGTCGTCGACACCGCGTGGAGCGGCCAGAACGGCCTCAAGACGCTGGTGCCCAAGCTGCTGCAGCTCAGCATGGTCGGCCACCCCTTCGTGATGCCGGAGCAGGTGGGCGGCGCCGAGAACCACGGCGGCTACCCCACCTACGACCTGTACATCCGCTGGCTGCAGGCCACCACCTTCATGCCGGCTATCAGGTTCCACCTCACGCCCTGGGAGTTCGACAACGAGGTGAGTTGA